From Corvus moneduloides isolate bCorMon1 chromosome 2, bCorMon1.pri, whole genome shotgun sequence, one genomic window encodes:
- the LOC116440192 gene encoding toll-like receptor 7 isoform X1, producing the protein MVERLVEFDVHQLSVFASVTTDSVSMAGDSQHFMVCCGLCRQIKVSRAKMSNALPFILLFIFPMLLSGAWFPKTLPCDVKSSEGTVTVDCTDRRLKEVPRGIPGNVTNLTLSINHIPHIYPTSFDHLENLQEIDFRCNCVPVKLGPKDNVCTSKLKIETGSFAALTRLKSLYLDANQLAEIPRGLPATLTLLSLEANSIFFIHEASFSELGNIEVLYLGQNCYYRNPCNVSFEIEKTAFLGLKKLTILSLKSNNLTHIPPNLSSTLKELYIYNNMIQVIHEQDLSGLSNLEILDLSGNCPRCYNAPYPCIPCPKSSIQIHSKAFDSLENLRILRLHSNSLQSIPSSWFKNIKNLKELDLSQNFLMREIGDAQFLTFIPSLMQLDLSFNFEVKVYSPFLNLSKTFSSLYNLETLRLKGYVFKELRAQDLRPLLGLQNLTMLDLGTNFIKVADLTVFEEFPALKFIDLSVNKISPSSGESNFYGFCSNPGISVEQYNRQVRQEMHYFRYDVYGRSCRSKDKEASSYQSIVKEDCLNYGKTLDLSRNNVFFVNPSDFLGLSSLKCLNLSGNAISQTLNGSEFSYLSGLKYLDFSNNRVDLLYQTAFKELKFLEILDLSNNQHYFLAEGVTHVLSFMKNLAHLKKLMMNENEISTTIDTGIESQSLRILEFRGNHLDALWKDGNARYLSFFKNLTSLEELDISFNSLSFLPHDVFKGMPPSLKILNLTNNQLKSFIWGSLPSLRNLVTLDLSNNLLTTVPKELSNCTSSLQKLMLRNNRIQRLTKHFLRGAFKLRYLDLSSNKIEIIKRSSFPENVINNLEMLLLHGNPFKCNCEAVWFVWWINQTQVTIPLLATDVTCAGPGAHKGRSVVFLDLYTCQLDTSYLILYALSASTVLGFMVFTVMSHLYFWDVWYSYHYCTAKLKGYRRLSLPDACYDAFIAYDNEDAAVNEWVLQELVERLENQKARQFNLCLEGRDWLPGQPVFDNLSQSIQLSKKTIFVLTNKYIKSGSFKTTFYMAHQRLLDDKMDVIILIFLEKVLQKSRYVRLRKRLCRSSVLEWPTNPQSQPYFWQCLKNAIATSNSLAYNKLLQETV; encoded by the exons ATG GTAGAAAGGCTGGTGGAGTTTGATGTGCATCAGTTGTCAGTATTTGCTTCAGTGACTACAGATTCTGTGTCCATGGCTGGTGACAGCCAGCACTTCATGGTCTGCTGTGGTCTGTGTCGACAGATAAAG GTATCTCGTGCAAAGATGTCAAATGCATTGCCATTTATCCTGCTCTTCATATTCCCAATGCTGCTGTCAGGGGCTTGGTTTCCCAAAACTTTACCCTGTGATGTTAAGTCCTCAGAAGGCACTGTGACAGTGGACTGCACTGATCGGCGCCTTAAAGAAGTTCCCAGAGGGATCCCTGGAAACGTTACCAACCTTACCCTGAGTATTAACCATATCCCCCACATCTACCCAACATCCTTTGATcatcttgaaaacctccaggaGATTGACTTCAGATGCAACTGTGTGCCTGTCAAACTTGGCCCCAAAGATAATGTGTGCACTAGCAAACTGAAGATTGAGACTGGTAGTTTTGCTGCCCTGACAAGATTGAAGTCATTGTATTTGGATGCAAACCAGCTGGCAGAAATACCCCGAGGTCTTCCGGCTACTTTAACCCTGCTGAGCCTGGAAGCAAACAGTATCTTTTTTATCCATGAAGCCAGCTTCTCAGAGCTAGGAAACATAGAGGTATTGTATCTTGGACAGAACTGTTACTACCGCAATCCATGCAACGTTTCATTTGAAATTGAGAAAACAGCCTTTCTGGGGCTGAAAAAGTTAACAATACTATCCCTGAAGTCCAACAACTTAACACATATTCCACCCAATTTGTCATCTACTTTAAAGGAATTGTATATTTACAACAACATGATTCAAGTGATTCACGAACAGGATTTAAGTGGCCTTTCCAATCTAGAAATTCTTGACCTAAGTGGCAATTGCCCACGTTGCTATAATGCCCCGTATCCTTGCATTCCTTGTCCCAAGAGCTCGATTCAGATACATTCAAAGGCTTTTGACTCCTTGGAAAATTTAAGAATTTTGCGACTTCACAGTAACTCTCTTCAGAGCATACCCAGCAGCTGGTTTAAAAACATCAAGAATCTCAAAGAACTTGACCTCTCCCAAAATTTCCTCATGAGGGAGATTGGAGATGCTCAGTTTTTGACATTTATCCCCAGCCTTATGCAGCTTGATCTGTCCTTCAACTTTGAAGTGAAGGTGTATTCTCCCTTCTTGAATCTTTCTaagacattttcttctctctataACCTGGAAACCCTGAGGCTCAAGGGTTATGTCTTTAAAGAACTGAGAGCACAAGATCTACGTCCACTGCTCGGTCTTCAGAATCTAACCATGTTGGATCTCGGGACTAACTTTATTAAAGTTGCAGACCTGACAGTGTTTGAAGAATTCCCAGCTCTTAAGTTCATTGACCTCTCAGTGAATaaaatttctccttcttcagGGGAAAGCAACTTCTATGGATTTTGCTCTAATCCTGGCATTTCAGTTGAGCAATACAACAGGCAAGTACGACAAGAGATGCATTATTTCAGGTATGACGTGTATGGGCGAAGTTGCCGTTCCAAAGACAAAGAGGCTTCTTCCTACCAATCTATAGTTAAGGAAGATTGCCTTAACTACGGAAAAACTCTGGATTTAAGCagaaacaatgtattttttgttaACCCCTCAGACTTCCTGGGACTTAGCTCCCTCAAATGTCTCAACTTGTCAGGCAATGCAATAAGTCAAACTTTAAATGGAAGTGAATTCTCTTACCTGTCTGGATTGAAATATCTGGATTTTTCTAACAACAGGGTTGATTTGCTATACCAAACTGCTTTCAAAGAGctaaaatttttagaaattctAGATCTGAGCAATAACCAGCATTATTTTCTGGCAGAAGGTGTTACTCACGTGCTTAGTTTTATGAAAAACCTAGCCCATCTGAAGAAGCTGATGATGAATGAGAATGAAATTTCTACCACTATTGATACAGGCATAGAAAGCCAATCTCTTAGAATTTTAGAATTCAGGGGAAATCATTTAGATGCTCTCTGGAAGGACGGCAATGCTAGATATTTGTCCTTCTTCAAGAATCTGACCAGCCTGGAAGAACTGGATATTTCCTTCAACTCGCTCAGTTTTTTGCCTCatgatgtttttaaaggaatgcCTCCTAGTCTCAAGATCCTCAACTTAACAAATAATCAACTGAAGAGTTTCATCTGGGGAAGCCTCCCCTCTCTGAGGAACCTAGTAACTCTGGACCTGAGCAATAACCTTCTGACTACTGTTCCCAAAGAACTGTCCAATTGCACCTCATCACTCCAAAAACTGATGCTCCGAAACAATCGCATTCAGCGATTAACCAAACATTTTCTCAGAGGTGCTTTTAAACTGAGGTACTTGGACCTCAGCTCAAACAAGATTGAAATAATTAAGAGATCCAGCTTCCCCGAGAATGTCATTAACAACCTGGAGATGCTGCTTTTGCATGGCAATCCTTTTAAGTGTAACTGTGAGGCTGTGTGGTTTGTCTGGTGGATCAATCAGACACAGGTGACCATTCCTCTTCTGGCCACAGACGTGACCTGTGCTGGCCCAGGGGCACATAAGGGAAGGAGCGTGGTTTTCTTGGATCTGTATACCTGTCAGCTGGACACGTCGTATTTGATCCTGTACGCTCTGTCAGCTTCAACCGTCCTTGGCTTTATGGTGTTCACAGTGATGAGCCACCTCTACTTCTGGGATGTGTGGTATAGCTACCATTACTGCACTGCCAAGCTGAAGGGCTATCGGCGCTTGTCTTTACCAGATGCCTGCTACGATGCCTTTATTGCCTATGACAATGAAGATGCAGCTGTGAATGAGTGGGTGCTGCAGGAACTGGTtgaaaggctggaaaaccaaaaagccaGGCAGTTCAATTTATGCCTGGAAGGAAGGGACTGGCTCCCAGGACAGCCAGTCTTTGACAACCTTTCCCAGAGCATTCAGCTGAGCAAAAAGACCATATTTGTGCTGACCAACAAGTATATTAAAAGCGGCAGCTTTAAGACAACATTTTACATGGCTCATCAGCGGCTTCTAGATGACAAAATGGATGTCATTATCTTGATATTTCTTGAGAAGGTTTTGCAGAAGTCCCGCTATGTCCGGCTGAGGAAGAGGCTGTGCAGAAGTTCAGTCCTGGAATGGCCAACTAACCCTCAGTCTCAGCCCTACTTCTGGCAGTGCCTGAAAAATGCCATAGCTACAAGCAATTCACTGGCTTACAACAAGCTTCTCCAAGAAACTGTTTAG
- the LOC116440192 gene encoding toll-like receptor 7 isoform X2 gives MVSRAKMSNALPFILLFIFPMLLSGAWFPKTLPCDVKSSEGTVTVDCTDRRLKEVPRGIPGNVTNLTLSINHIPHIYPTSFDHLENLQEIDFRCNCVPVKLGPKDNVCTSKLKIETGSFAALTRLKSLYLDANQLAEIPRGLPATLTLLSLEANSIFFIHEASFSELGNIEVLYLGQNCYYRNPCNVSFEIEKTAFLGLKKLTILSLKSNNLTHIPPNLSSTLKELYIYNNMIQVIHEQDLSGLSNLEILDLSGNCPRCYNAPYPCIPCPKSSIQIHSKAFDSLENLRILRLHSNSLQSIPSSWFKNIKNLKELDLSQNFLMREIGDAQFLTFIPSLMQLDLSFNFEVKVYSPFLNLSKTFSSLYNLETLRLKGYVFKELRAQDLRPLLGLQNLTMLDLGTNFIKVADLTVFEEFPALKFIDLSVNKISPSSGESNFYGFCSNPGISVEQYNRQVRQEMHYFRYDVYGRSCRSKDKEASSYQSIVKEDCLNYGKTLDLSRNNVFFVNPSDFLGLSSLKCLNLSGNAISQTLNGSEFSYLSGLKYLDFSNNRVDLLYQTAFKELKFLEILDLSNNQHYFLAEGVTHVLSFMKNLAHLKKLMMNENEISTTIDTGIESQSLRILEFRGNHLDALWKDGNARYLSFFKNLTSLEELDISFNSLSFLPHDVFKGMPPSLKILNLTNNQLKSFIWGSLPSLRNLVTLDLSNNLLTTVPKELSNCTSSLQKLMLRNNRIQRLTKHFLRGAFKLRYLDLSSNKIEIIKRSSFPENVINNLEMLLLHGNPFKCNCEAVWFVWWINQTQVTIPLLATDVTCAGPGAHKGRSVVFLDLYTCQLDTSYLILYALSASTVLGFMVFTVMSHLYFWDVWYSYHYCTAKLKGYRRLSLPDACYDAFIAYDNEDAAVNEWVLQELVERLENQKARQFNLCLEGRDWLPGQPVFDNLSQSIQLSKKTIFVLTNKYIKSGSFKTTFYMAHQRLLDDKMDVIILIFLEKVLQKSRYVRLRKRLCRSSVLEWPTNPQSQPYFWQCLKNAIATSNSLAYNKLLQETV, from the exons ATG GTATCTCGTGCAAAGATGTCAAATGCATTGCCATTTATCCTGCTCTTCATATTCCCAATGCTGCTGTCAGGGGCTTGGTTTCCCAAAACTTTACCCTGTGATGTTAAGTCCTCAGAAGGCACTGTGACAGTGGACTGCACTGATCGGCGCCTTAAAGAAGTTCCCAGAGGGATCCCTGGAAACGTTACCAACCTTACCCTGAGTATTAACCATATCCCCCACATCTACCCAACATCCTTTGATcatcttgaaaacctccaggaGATTGACTTCAGATGCAACTGTGTGCCTGTCAAACTTGGCCCCAAAGATAATGTGTGCACTAGCAAACTGAAGATTGAGACTGGTAGTTTTGCTGCCCTGACAAGATTGAAGTCATTGTATTTGGATGCAAACCAGCTGGCAGAAATACCCCGAGGTCTTCCGGCTACTTTAACCCTGCTGAGCCTGGAAGCAAACAGTATCTTTTTTATCCATGAAGCCAGCTTCTCAGAGCTAGGAAACATAGAGGTATTGTATCTTGGACAGAACTGTTACTACCGCAATCCATGCAACGTTTCATTTGAAATTGAGAAAACAGCCTTTCTGGGGCTGAAAAAGTTAACAATACTATCCCTGAAGTCCAACAACTTAACACATATTCCACCCAATTTGTCATCTACTTTAAAGGAATTGTATATTTACAACAACATGATTCAAGTGATTCACGAACAGGATTTAAGTGGCCTTTCCAATCTAGAAATTCTTGACCTAAGTGGCAATTGCCCACGTTGCTATAATGCCCCGTATCCTTGCATTCCTTGTCCCAAGAGCTCGATTCAGATACATTCAAAGGCTTTTGACTCCTTGGAAAATTTAAGAATTTTGCGACTTCACAGTAACTCTCTTCAGAGCATACCCAGCAGCTGGTTTAAAAACATCAAGAATCTCAAAGAACTTGACCTCTCCCAAAATTTCCTCATGAGGGAGATTGGAGATGCTCAGTTTTTGACATTTATCCCCAGCCTTATGCAGCTTGATCTGTCCTTCAACTTTGAAGTGAAGGTGTATTCTCCCTTCTTGAATCTTTCTaagacattttcttctctctataACCTGGAAACCCTGAGGCTCAAGGGTTATGTCTTTAAAGAACTGAGAGCACAAGATCTACGTCCACTGCTCGGTCTTCAGAATCTAACCATGTTGGATCTCGGGACTAACTTTATTAAAGTTGCAGACCTGACAGTGTTTGAAGAATTCCCAGCTCTTAAGTTCATTGACCTCTCAGTGAATaaaatttctccttcttcagGGGAAAGCAACTTCTATGGATTTTGCTCTAATCCTGGCATTTCAGTTGAGCAATACAACAGGCAAGTACGACAAGAGATGCATTATTTCAGGTATGACGTGTATGGGCGAAGTTGCCGTTCCAAAGACAAAGAGGCTTCTTCCTACCAATCTATAGTTAAGGAAGATTGCCTTAACTACGGAAAAACTCTGGATTTAAGCagaaacaatgtattttttgttaACCCCTCAGACTTCCTGGGACTTAGCTCCCTCAAATGTCTCAACTTGTCAGGCAATGCAATAAGTCAAACTTTAAATGGAAGTGAATTCTCTTACCTGTCTGGATTGAAATATCTGGATTTTTCTAACAACAGGGTTGATTTGCTATACCAAACTGCTTTCAAAGAGctaaaatttttagaaattctAGATCTGAGCAATAACCAGCATTATTTTCTGGCAGAAGGTGTTACTCACGTGCTTAGTTTTATGAAAAACCTAGCCCATCTGAAGAAGCTGATGATGAATGAGAATGAAATTTCTACCACTATTGATACAGGCATAGAAAGCCAATCTCTTAGAATTTTAGAATTCAGGGGAAATCATTTAGATGCTCTCTGGAAGGACGGCAATGCTAGATATTTGTCCTTCTTCAAGAATCTGACCAGCCTGGAAGAACTGGATATTTCCTTCAACTCGCTCAGTTTTTTGCCTCatgatgtttttaaaggaatgcCTCCTAGTCTCAAGATCCTCAACTTAACAAATAATCAACTGAAGAGTTTCATCTGGGGAAGCCTCCCCTCTCTGAGGAACCTAGTAACTCTGGACCTGAGCAATAACCTTCTGACTACTGTTCCCAAAGAACTGTCCAATTGCACCTCATCACTCCAAAAACTGATGCTCCGAAACAATCGCATTCAGCGATTAACCAAACATTTTCTCAGAGGTGCTTTTAAACTGAGGTACTTGGACCTCAGCTCAAACAAGATTGAAATAATTAAGAGATCCAGCTTCCCCGAGAATGTCATTAACAACCTGGAGATGCTGCTTTTGCATGGCAATCCTTTTAAGTGTAACTGTGAGGCTGTGTGGTTTGTCTGGTGGATCAATCAGACACAGGTGACCATTCCTCTTCTGGCCACAGACGTGACCTGTGCTGGCCCAGGGGCACATAAGGGAAGGAGCGTGGTTTTCTTGGATCTGTATACCTGTCAGCTGGACACGTCGTATTTGATCCTGTACGCTCTGTCAGCTTCAACCGTCCTTGGCTTTATGGTGTTCACAGTGATGAGCCACCTCTACTTCTGGGATGTGTGGTATAGCTACCATTACTGCACTGCCAAGCTGAAGGGCTATCGGCGCTTGTCTTTACCAGATGCCTGCTACGATGCCTTTATTGCCTATGACAATGAAGATGCAGCTGTGAATGAGTGGGTGCTGCAGGAACTGGTtgaaaggctggaaaaccaaaaagccaGGCAGTTCAATTTATGCCTGGAAGGAAGGGACTGGCTCCCAGGACAGCCAGTCTTTGACAACCTTTCCCAGAGCATTCAGCTGAGCAAAAAGACCATATTTGTGCTGACCAACAAGTATATTAAAAGCGGCAGCTTTAAGACAACATTTTACATGGCTCATCAGCGGCTTCTAGATGACAAAATGGATGTCATTATCTTGATATTTCTTGAGAAGGTTTTGCAGAAGTCCCGCTATGTCCGGCTGAGGAAGAGGCTGTGCAGAAGTTCAGTCCTGGAATGGCCAACTAACCCTCAGTCTCAGCCCTACTTCTGGCAGTGCCTGAAAAATGCCATAGCTACAAGCAATTCACTGGCTTACAACAAGCTTCTCCAAGAAACTGTTTAG
- the LOC116440194 gene encoding toll-like receptor 7 — MVSRAKMSNALPFILLFIFPMLLSGAWFPKTLPCDVKSSEGTVTVDCTDRRLTEVPRGIPGNVTNLTLSINHIPHIYPTSFDHLENLQEIDFRCNCVPVKLGPKNHVCTSKLKIETGSFAALTRLKSLYLDANQLAEIPRGLPATLTLLSLEANSIFFIHEASFSELGNIEVLYLGQNCYYRNPCNVSFEIEKTAFLGLKKLTILSLKSNNLTHIPPNLSSTLKELYIYNNMIQVIHEQDLSGLSNLEILDLSGNCPRCYDAPYPCIPCPKSSIQIHSKAFDSLENLRILRLHSNSLQSIPSSWFKNIKNLKELDLSQNFLMREIGDAQFLTFIPSLMQLDLSFNFEVKVYSPFLNLSKTFSSLYNLETLRLKGYVFKELRAQDLRPLLGLQNLTMLDLGTNFIKVADLTVFEEFPALKFIDLSVNKISPSSGESNFYGFCSNPGISVEQYNRQVRQEMHYFRYDVYERSCRSKDKEASSYQSIVKEDCLNYGKTLDLSRNNVFFVNPSDFLGLSSLKCLNLSDNAISQTLNGSEFSYLSGLKYLDFSNNRVDLLHQTAFKELKFLEILDLSNNQHYFLAEGVTHVLSFMKNLAHLKKLMMNENDISTTIDTGMESQSLRILEFRGNRLDALWVDGNARYLSFFKNLTSLEELDISFNSLSFLPHDVFKGMPPSLKILNLTNNQLKSFIWGSLPSLRNLVTLDLSNNLLTTVPKELSNCTSSLQKLMLRNNRIQRLTKHFLRGAFKLRYLDLSSNKIEIIKRSSFPENVINNLEMLLLHGNPFKCNCEAVWFVWWINQTQVTIPLLATDVTCAGPGAHKGRSVVFLDLYTCQLDTSYLILYALSASTVLGFMVFTVMSHLYFWDVWYSYHYCTAKLKGYRRLSLPDACYDAFIAYDNEDAAVNEWVLQELVERLENQKARQFNLCLEGRDWLPGQPVFDNLSQSIQLSKKTIFVLTNKYIKSGSFKTTFYMAHQRLLDDKMDVIILIFLEKVLQKSRYVRLRKRLCRSSVLEWPTNPQSQPYFWQCLKNAIATSNSLAYNKLLQETV, encoded by the exons ATG GTATCTCGTGCAAAGATGTCAAATGCATTGCCATTTATCCTGCTCTTCATATTCCCAATGCTGCTGTCAGGGGCTTGGTTTCCCAAAACTTTACCCTGTGATGTTAAGTCCTCAGAAGGCACTGTGACAGTGGACTGCACTGATCGGCGCCTTACAGAAGTCCCCAGAGGGATCCCTGGAAACGTTACCAACCTTACCCTGAGTATTAACCATATCCCCCACATCTACCCAACATCCTTTGATcatcttgaaaacctccaggaGATTGACTTCAGATGCAACTGTGTGCCTGTCAAACTTGGCCCCAAAAATCATGTGTGCACTAGCAAACTGAAGATTGAGACTGGTAGTTTTGCTGCCCTGACAAGATTGAAGTCATTGTATTTGGATGCAAACCAGCTGGCAGAAATACCCCGAGGTCTTCCGGCTACTTTAACCCTGCTGAGCCTGGAAGCAAACAGTATCTTTTTTATCCATGAAGCCAGCTTCTCAGAGCTAGGAAACATAGAGGTATTGTATCTTGGACAGAACTGTTACTACCGCAATCCATGCAACGTTTCATTTGAAATTGAGAAAACAGCCTTTCTGGGGCTGAAAAAGTTAACAATACTATCCCTGAAGTCCAACAACTTAACACATATTCCACCCAATTTGTCATCTACTTTAAAGGAATTGTATATTTACAACAACATGATTCAAGTGATTCACGAACAGGATTTAAGTGGCCTTTCCAATCTAGAAATTCTTGACCTAAGTGGTAATTGCCCACGTTGCTATGATGCCCCATATCCTTGCATTCCTTGTCCCAAGAGCTCGATTCAGATACATTCAAAGGCTTTTGACTCCTTGGAAAATTTAAGAATTTTGCGACTTCACAGTAACTCTCTTCAGAGCATACCCAGCAGCTGGTTTAAAAACATCAAGAATCTCAAAGAACTTGACCTCTCCCAAAATTTCCTCATGAGGGAGATTGGAGATGCTCAGTTTTTGACATTTATCCCCAGCCTTATGCAGCTTGATCTGTCCTTCAACTTTGAAGTGAAGGTGTATTCTCCCTTCTTGAATCTTTCTaagacattttcttctctctataACCTGGAAACCCTGAGGCTCAAGGGTTATGTCTTTAAAGAACTGAGAGCACAAGATCTACGTCCACTGCTCGGTCTTCAGAATCTAACCATGTTGGATCTCGGGACTAACTTTATTAAAGTTGCAGACCTGACAGTGTTTGAAGAATTCCCAGCTCTTAAGTTCATTGACCTCTCAGTGAATaaaatttctccttcttcagGGGAAAGCAACTTCTATGGATTTTGCTCTAATCCTGGCATTTCAGTTGAGCAATACAACAGGCAAGTACGACAAGAGATGCATTATTTCAGGTATGACGTGTATGAGCGAAGCTGCCGTTCCAAAGACAAAGAGGCTTCTTCCTACCAATCTATAGTTAAGGAAGATTGCCTTAACTACGGAAAAACTCTGGATTTAAGCagaaacaatgtattttttgttaACCCCTCAGACTTCCTGGGACTTAGCTCCCTCAAATGTCTCAATTTGTCAGATAATGCAATAAGTCAAACTTTAAATGGAAGTGAATTCTCTTACCTGTCTGGATTGAAATATCTGGATTTTTCTAACAACAGGGTTGATTTGCTACACCAAACTGCTTTCAAAGAGctaaaatttttagaaattctAGATCTGAGCAATAACCAGCATTATTTTCTGGCAGAAGGTGTTACTCACGTGCTTAGTTTTATGAAAAACCTAGCCCATCTGAAGAAGCTGATGATGAATGAGAATGACATTTCTACCACTATTGATACAGGAATGGAAAGCCAATCTCTTAGAATTTTAGAATTCAGAGGAAATCGTTTAGATGCTTTATGGGTGGATGGCAATGCTAGATATTTGTCCTTCTTCAAGAATCTGACCAGCCTGGAAGAACTGGATATTTCCTTCAACTCGCTCAGTTTTTTGCCTCatgatgtttttaaaggaatgcCTCCTAGTCTCAAGATCCTCAACTTAACAAATAATCAACTGAAGAGTTTCATCTGGGGAAGCCTCCCCTCTCTGAGGAACCTAGTAACTCTGGACCTGAGCAATAACCTTCTGACTACTGTTCCCAAAGAACTGTCCAATTGCACCTCATCACTCCAAAAACTGATGCTCCGAAACAATCGCATTCAGCGATTAACCAAACATTTTCTCAGAGGTGCTTTTAAACTGAGGTACTTGGACCTCAGCTCAAACAAGATTGAAATAATTAAGAGATCCAGCTTCCCCGAGAATGTCATTAACAACCTGGAGATGCTGCTTTTGCATGGCAATCCTTTTAAGTGTAACTGTGAGGCTGTGTGGTTTGTCTGGTGGATCAATCAGACACAGGTGACCATTCCTCTTCTGGCCACAGACGTGACCTGTGCTGGCCCAGGGGCACATAAGGGAAGGAGCGTGGTTTTCTTGGATCTGTATACCTGTCAGCTGGACACGTCGTATTTGATCCTGTACGCTCTGTCAGCTTCAACCGTCCTTGGCTTTATGGTGTTCACAGTGATGAGCCACCTCTACTTCTGGGATGTGTGGTATAGCTACCATTACTGCACTGCCAAGCTGAAGGGCTATCGGCGCTTGTCTTTACCAGATGCCTGCTACGATGCCTTTATTGCCTATGACAATGAAGATGCAGCTGTGAATGAGTGGGTGCTGCAGGAACTGGTtgaaaggctggaaaaccaaaaagccaGGCAGTTCAATTTATGCCTGGAAGGAAGGGACTGGCTCCCAGGACAGCCAGTCTTTGACAACCTTTCCCAGAGCATTCAGCTGAGCAAAAAGACCATATTTGTGCTGACCAACAAGTATATTAAAAGCGGCAGCTTTAAGACAACATTTTACATGGCTCATCAGCGGCTTCTAGATGACAAAATGGATGTCATTATCTTGATATTTCTTGAGAAGGTTTTGCAGAAGTCCCGCTATGTCCGGCTGAGGAAGAGGCTGTGCAGAAGTTCAGTCCTGGAATGGCCAACTAACCCTCAGTCTCAGCCCTACTTCTGGCAGTGCCTGAAAAATGCCATAGCTACAAGCAATTCACTGGCTTACAACAAGCTTCTCCAAGAAACTGTTTAG